The following are from one region of the Oryzias latipes chromosome 12, ASM223467v1 genome:
- the grk3 gene encoding beta-adrenergic receptor kinase 2, whose translation MADLEAVLADVSYLMAMEKSKSTPAARASKKIILPEPSIRSVMQKYLEERDELTFDKIFNQKIGFLLFKDFCFNEIDEAVPQLKFYEEIKEYEKLDSEEERLSRSRQIYDVYIMKELLSCSHPFSKKAVDHVQSHLAKKQVPPSLFQPYIVEICDSLRGKIFQKFIESDKFTRFCQWKNVELNIHLTMNDFSVHRIIGRGGFGEVYGCRKADTGKMYAMKCLDKKRIKMKQGETLALNERIMLSLVSTGDCPFIVCMTYAFHTPDKLCFILDLMNGGDLHYHLSQHGVFSEKEMRFYAAEIILGLEHMHNRFVVYRDLKPANILLDEHGHVRISDLGLACDFSKKKPHASVGTHGYMAPEVLQKGTAYDSSADWFSLGCMLFKLLRGHSPFRQHKTKDKHEIDRMTLTMNVELPDSFTAELKDLLEGLLQRDVAKRLGCQGRGAAEVKEHPFFKGIDWQQVYLQKYSPPLIPPRGEVNAADAFDIGSFDEEDTKGIKLLDSDQELYKNFPLVISERWQQEVAETVYEAVNSDTDKIEARKRAKNKQLGHEEDYALGKDCIMHGYMLKLGNPFLTQWQRRYFYLFPNRVEWRGEGESRQNLLTMEQIVTVEETQIKDKKCILLRIKGGKQFVLQCESDPEFVQWKKELTEAFTEAQKLLRRAPKVIGKSRAGVMDQPKPPLTHRNSNGL comes from the exons CATCCGCAGCGTGATGCAGAAGTACCTGGAGGAGAGAGACGAACTGACGTTTGACAAAATCTTCAACCAGAAAATTG GCTTCCTGCTGTTCAAGGACTTCTGCTTTAACGAGATCGACGAAGCCGTGCCGCAGCTCAAGTTCTACGAAGAG ATTAAGGAGTACGAGAAGCTGGACTCGGAGGAGGAGCGTCTGAGCCGCAGCCGGCAGATTTATGACGTCTACATCATGAAGGAGCTGCTGTCCTGCTCTCAC CCCTTTTCCAAGAAGGCCGTGGACCACGTGCAGAGCCACCTGGCCAAGAAGCAGGTTCCCCCAAGCCTGTTCCAG cCGTACATCGTGGAGATCTGCGACAGCTTGAGAGGGAAGATCTTCCAGAAGTTCATTGAGAG tgACAAGTTCACGCGGTTCTGCCAGTGGAAGAACGTGGAGCTAAACATCCAC CTGACCATGAACGACTTCAGCGTTCACCGGATCATCGGCCGCGGCGGCTTCGGGGAGGTGTACGGCTGTAGGAAGGCCGACACGGGGAAGAT GTACGCCATGAAGTGTTTGGACAAGAAGAGGATCAAGATGAAGCAGGGGGAGACTCTGGCGCTCAACGAGAGGATTATGCTGTCGCTGGTCAGCACCGGG GACTGCCCCTTCATCGTCTGCATGACGTACGCCTTCCACACCCCCGACAAGCTCTGCTTCATCCTGGACCTCATGAACG GAGGGGACCTGCACTACCATCTGTCTCAGCACGGCGTCTTCAGCGAGAAGGAGATGCGTTTCTACGCCGCCGAGATCATCCTGGGACTGGAACACATGCACAACCGCTTCGTGGTCTACAGAGACCTGAAG cccGCCAACATCCTTCTGGACGAGCACGGCCACGTCCGGATCTCCGACCTCGGCCTGGCCTGCGACTTCTCCAAGAAAAAGCCGCACGCCAGCGT CGGCACTCATGGTTACATGGCGCCGGAGGTTCTGCAGAAGGGGACGGCGTACGACAGCAGCGCAGACTGGTTCTCTTTAGGCTGTATGCTGTTCAAGCTCCTCCGAGG GCACAGCCCCTTCAGGCAGCACAAGACCAAAGACAAACACGAGATCGACCGCATGACGCTGACCATG AACGTGGAGCTGCCCGACTCGTTCACGGCCGAACTCAAAGACCTGCTGGAGGGGCTCCTGCAGCGGGACGTGGCCAAGAGGCTGGGCTGCCAGGGCCGAGG AGCCGCGGAGGTGAAGGAGCATCCCTTCTTCAAGGGCATCGACTGGCAGCAGGTTTACCTGCAGAAG TACTCCCCACCTCTGATCCCCCCCAGGGGGGAGGTGAACGCTGCAGACGCATTCGACATCGGCTCGTTCGACGAGGAGGACACCAAGGGCATCAAG CTGCTGGACAGCGACCAGGAGCTGTACAAGAACTTCCCGCTGGTCATATCGGAGCGCTGGCAGCAGGAAGTGGCGGAGACGGTTTACGAGGCCGTCAACTCGGACACGGACAAGATCGAAGCTCGCAAACGGGCCAAGAACAAGCAGCTGGGCCACGAGGAAG ACTACGCCCTGGGGAAGGACTGCATCATGCACGGCTACATGCTGAAGCTCGGGAATCCCTTCCTCACTCAGTGGCAGCGCCGCTACTTCTACCTGTTCCCCAACCGGGTGGAGTGGAGGGGCGAGGGCGAGTCGCGG CAAAACCTGCTGACCATGGAGCAGATCGTGACGGTGGAGGAGACGCAGATCAAAGACAAGAAGTGCATCCTGCTGCGCATCAAAGGAGGGAAGCAGTTCGTGCTGCAGTGCGAG AGCGACCCAGAGTTCGTGCAGTGGAAGAAGGAGCTGACGGAGGCGTTCACGGAGGCCCAGAAGCTGCTGCGCCGCGCCCCCAAGGTGATCGGGAAGAGCCGGGCCGGCGTTATGGACCAGCCCAAACCCCCCCTCACACACCGCAACAGCAACGGCCTGTGA